One genomic window of Medicago truncatula cultivar Jemalong A17 chromosome 1, MtrunA17r5.0-ANR, whole genome shotgun sequence includes the following:
- the LOC25484303 gene encoding LOB domain-containing protein 16 isoform X1, giving the protein MASANGYSPRSSGCPCGACKFLRRKCTSECIFAPYFCCEEGPARFAAIHKVFGAGNVSKMLLNLPVHDRHDAVVAIAYEAQARIIDPVYGCVSHIFALQQQVASLQAQLMQVKAQQIISQSLEEGTKNLENQWSGNVVKQQLINPFCPTNYMNPISPKSSLDSIDFSSCSINDVMTIQCQSYSNKRMTSYHLGERQETSLGMTGNYH; this is encoded by the exons aTGGCTTCTGCAAATGGTTATAGCCCTAGATCCTCAGGATGTCCATGTGGGGCATGCAAATTTCTCCGTAGAAAGTGTACTTCTGAGTGCATATTTGCACCTTATTTTTGTTGTGAAGAAGGACCTGCAAGATTTGCAGCTATTCATAAAGTGTTTGGTGCTGGCAATGTTTCCAAGATGCTACTGAATTTACCTGTTCATGATCGTCATGATGCTGTTGTCGCAATTGCTTATGAAGCTCAAGCTCGTATTATAGATCCTGTGTATGGTTGTGTATCGCATATTTTTGCTTTACAACAACAG GTAGCAAGCTTGCAAGCACAGCTGATGCAAGTGAAAGCACAACAAATAATTAGTCAAAGCCTAGAGGAGGGGACAAAGAACTTGGAGAATCAATGGTCAGGGAATGTTGTTAAACAGCAATTAATCAATCCATTTTGTCCCACAAATTATATGAACCCTATATCTCCTAAGAGCTCCCttgattcaattgattttagcaGCTGCAGCATCAATGATGTAATGACCATACAATGCCAATCTTACTCTAATAAAAGAATGACGTCATATCATTTGGGTGAGCGGCAAGAAACATCTCTGGGAATGACCGGAAACTATCATTAG
- the LOC25484303 gene encoding LOB domain-containing protein 16 isoform X2, whose protein sequence is MASANGYSPRSSGCPCGACKFLRRKCTSECIFAPYFCCEEGPARFAAIHKVFGAGNVSKMLLNLPVHDRHDAVVAIAYEAQARIIDPVYGCVSHIFALQQQVASLQAQLMQVKAQQIISQSLEEGTKNLENQCCSINDVMTIQCQSYSNKRMTSYHLGERQETSLGMTGNYH, encoded by the exons aTGGCTTCTGCAAATGGTTATAGCCCTAGATCCTCAGGATGTCCATGTGGGGCATGCAAATTTCTCCGTAGAAAGTGTACTTCTGAGTGCATATTTGCACCTTATTTTTGTTGTGAAGAAGGACCTGCAAGATTTGCAGCTATTCATAAAGTGTTTGGTGCTGGCAATGTTTCCAAGATGCTACTGAATTTACCTGTTCATGATCGTCATGATGCTGTTGTCGCAATTGCTTATGAAGCTCAAGCTCGTATTATAGATCCTGTGTATGGTTGTGTATCGCATATTTTTGCTTTACAACAACAG GTAGCAAGCTTGCAAGCACAGCTGATGCAAGTGAAAGCACAACAAATAATTAGTCAAAGCCTAGAGGAGGGGACAAAGAACTTGGAGAATCAATG CTGCAGCATCAATGATGTAATGACCATACAATGCCAATCTTACTCTAATAAAAGAATGACGTCATATCATTTGGGTGAGCGGCAAGAAACATCTCTGGGAATGACCGGAAACTATCATTAG